Proteins encoded by one window of Salvia splendens isolate huo1 chromosome 7, SspV2, whole genome shotgun sequence:
- the LOC121810946 gene encoding pentatricopeptide repeat-containing protein At1g80880, mitochondrial-like: MASLLLVVRRLQFHTLRPISCTSLISRSIPAKLPPFFTQAFHQAPCKRCKHTPHAGSLLQTHSQSIYRITDFLEYAHEIPERAQLGLPEFLERVQNAKDIASGDEAMALLDDSGVKPDKDFIFSAIWALREEWKLAFLVFKWGMKWDCVVNKIWCLMIWLLGNHSKFSTAWTVVHELYRGSKDARQAILIMIDRYAAANQPDKAIETFHFMQKFTFSLERKTYFTFLNILCTHGNIEEAEEFMFLNKKFFPLETESFNIILYGWCNITVDIYEAKRVWREMSKCCIEPDWTSYIHMISGYSRVHNLYDSLRLYDEMKRRGWAPGLEVYHSLIYVLTHENCLTEALKLVDRMKESGPVPDSTTYNLIIRPLCENARFEDARSVLARMLGDGISPTIDTYHELLKGENSEGALGVLDRMNKAGLGPNHDTFTCMLDEYFKSGEPDDALKIWSAMKVYEVKPDRSLYGIMVEGLTKCGLTDKAREFYSEMKSSGLENDLSLRKLVEQPSPGQCKGKMKVVRRIKRCKGLRHGGSKKRNHNKQ, encoded by the exons ATGGCATCTCTTCTTCTTGTTGTTAGGAGGCTCCAATTCCACACATTACGCCCAATTTCATGCACCTCTCTAATATCACGTTCCATCCCTGCTAAACTTCCGCCTTTCTTCACACAAGCATTTCATCAAGCACCTTGCAAACGGTGCAAACACACTCCTCACGCCGGCAGCCTGCTCCAAACTCACAGCCAGTCAATCTACAGAATCACCGACTTCTTGGAATACGCGCACGAAATCCCTGAACGTGCTCAATTAGGTCTCCCTGAATTTCTTGAAAGAGTTCAGAATGCAAAGGACATTGCTTCTGGTGATGAGGCCATGGCTCTCCTTGACGATTCTGGCGTCAAGCCTGACAAAGATTTTATCTTTTCGGCTATCTGGGCTTTGAGGGAAGAGTGGAAGCTGGCATTCTTGGTGTTCAAATGGGGTATGAAATGGGATTGTGTGGTTAACAAGATTTGGTGTTTGATGATATGGTTGTTGGGTAATCACAGCAAGTTTAGCACTGCTTGGACTGTTGTTCACGAGCTCTATCGGGGTTCGAAGGATGCTCGACAGGCAATCCTGATCATGATCGACAG GTATGCAGCTGCCAATCAGCCCGACAAAGCCATAGAGACGTTCCACTTTATGCAGAAGTTCACTTTTTCTCTTGAACGGAAAACATACTTCACATTCCTCAATATTCTTTGCACACACGGAAACATTGAAGAGGCTGAAGAGTTCATGTTTCTGAACAAGAAGTTCTTCCCTTTGGAAACAGAGAGCTTCAACATAATTCTCTATGGCTGGTGTAACATAACCGTTGACATATACGAAGCCAAGAGGGTGTGGCGGGAAATGTCCAAATGCTGTATTGAGCCAGACTGGACTTCCTATATACACATGATCTCCGGCTATTCCAGAGTACACAATCTATACGATTCATTGAGGTTGTACGATGAGATGAAGAGAAGGGGTTGGGCTCCTGGATTGGAGGTGTATCATTCATTGATTTATGTGCTAACTCATGAAAATTGCCTTACTGAAGCTCTTAAACTTGTAGATAGGATGAAAGAATCAGGTCCGGTGCCTGACTCGACCACATATAATCTTATCATACGTCCTCTCTGTGAAAATGCTAGATTTGAGGATGCAAGAAGTGTTTTAGCTAGGATGTTAGGAGATGGCATCAGCCCTACTATTGACACCTATCACGAGCTATTGAAGGGAGAGAATTCAGAAGGGGCTCTGGGAGTGCTGGATCGTATGAATAAAGCTGGTTTGGGTCCAAACCACGATACCTTTACTTGTATGCTTGATGAGTATTTCAAATCAGGCGAACCTGATGATGCGTTAAAGATATGGTCTGCTATGAAGGTATATGAAGTAAAGCCAGATCGCTCGTTATATGGCATTATGGTTGAAGGATTGACAAAGTGTGGATTGACTGATAAAGCTCGAGAGTTCTACTCGGAGATGAAGTCTTCAGGACTAGAAAATGATCTATCTCTTAGAAAGCTCGTGGAACAACCCAGTCCCGGTCAGTGTAAAGGAAAGATGAAAGTTGTGAGACGTATCAAGAGATGCAAAGGTCTCAGACATGGTGGAAGTAAAAAGAGAAACCATAATAAGCAATGA
- the LOC121740863 gene encoding cell division control protein 48 homolog C-like, with translation MTREKGSTAVALRRHIESVSSGKENLTDEQVVGLLCSLHRLTYCRLDRNLLTERVAKITQLQRRRAGVISQDPAPFSARRQKINEPAPFSAKRKKINEVSGSPLEKGDCSINPKTIWNLGRSDELGHGRGEMNMNGGRSESESESESESEKHSRPIFRDFLGITSVIDELKQEVVRPLHQLKLLRHLGVEPTSRILLHGPPKCGKTMLARAVANEARLPLFEISVARLMRGDLGAAEEKIRRLFLTAYIRAPSVVFIDEIDAMTSVKKRTLKEVEYRIVDQLMAFMDGRDRPTGPVNDDVSFESSNSTPGYVLVIGATNRPDALDTALRRLFDREFALGVPDECERFDILSALTRNLKVEVGFDPRKLARSTMGYVAGDLVALAKKAGMLAVHSIMGKRNSEYLKEPRHMVEHEECYTRPFYDEELENLSITMKHFVQAGKMVQPSAIMKDFFTTLHAKWDDVGGLEALKSEFERHVVKAIKYPRVYEDIKTSVLSSFLLCGPSGCGKTLLVKAVAKEAGANFMHIKARDLLKFGDQCEMVVHNIFSYASTHIPCVLFFDELDVMPSRDDVPRWPDFRKLISELSDTELTMEGVLVFGATNRPEIVSHSSLIKTQFDRLLYVPLPTPEERGAILKALTRGKPIDPEVDLMALGNDVACENFSGRDLFALVTEASKFAINRPALSVGNRMTIKDADFESALAKVSPSLSATEVKKWELHSKKIVVHSISVD, from the exons ATGACGAGAGAAAAAGGCAGCACCGCTGTGGCTCTCCGCCGCCACATCGAGTCCGTCTCCAGCGGCAAAGAAAACCTCACCGACGAGCAAGTAGTAGGCCTACTCTGCTCGTTACACCGGCTCACCTACTGCCGTCTTGATCGCAACCTCCTAACCGAACGCGTCGCCAAAATCACCCAGCTCCAGCGCCGGAGAGCAGGCGTCATTTCCCAAGATCCCGCTCCGTTCTCAGCCAGACGGCAAAAAATCAATGAGCCCGCTCCGTTCTCAGCGAAACGGAAAAAAATCAATGAGGTCTCCGGCAGTCCATTGGAAAAGGGCGATTGTAGTATTAATCCAAAAACGATTTGGAATTTAGGGCGGAGTGATGAATTAGGCCATGGCAGGGGAGAGATGAACATGAATGGGGGAaggagtgagagtgagagtgagagtgagagtgagagtgagaaaCATAGTCGGCCAATTTTTAGGGATTTCTTGGGAATTACTAGTGTGATTGACGAATTGAAGCAGGAGGTGGTTCGGCCACTGCATCAGCTGAAGCTGCTGCGCCACCTCGGAGTCGAGCCTACGTCTCGAATTCTGCTGCATGGGCCACCCAAATGTGGGAAGACCATGTTGGCCAGAGCCGTTGCCAATGAGGCCAGATTGCCATTGTTTGAAATCTCTGTTGCTCGATTGATGCGTGGAGATTTAG GTGCAGCAGAAGAAAAGATCCGAAGATTGTTCTTAACAGCATACATTAGAGCACCATCTGTTGTGTtcattgatgaaattgatgcgATGACTTCAGTAAAGAAAAGGACACTGAAGGAAGTAGAGTATCGCATAGTGGATCAGTTGATGGCTTTTATGGATGGGCGAGACAGACCTACCGGACCAGTAAATGACGATGTTAGTTTTGAAAGTTCTAATAGTACACCTGGCTATGTGCTGGTGATTGGAGCCACCAATAGGCCTGATGCTCTTGACACTGCCTTAAGGCGTTTATTTGATCGTGAATTTGCTTTAGGTGTTCCAGATGAATGTGAAAGGTTTGACATTCTGTCAGCTCTAACGCGTAATCTTAAGGTTGAAGTTGGTTTTGATCCCAGGAAATTAGCTAGGTCCACTATGGGTTATGTAGCAGGAGATTTGGTAGCTCTAGCAAAAAAGGCTGGTATGCTTGCTGTACATAGTATCATGGGCAAGAGAAACTCAGAGTATCTCAAAGAACCGAGGCACATGGTTGAACATGAAGAATGTTACACGCGGCCATTTTACGATGAAGAATTGGAGAACCTTAGCATAACCATGAAACACTTTGTG CAAGCTGGAAAGATGGTTCAACCGTCTGCAATTATGAAAGATTTTTTCACCACACTACATGCAAAGTGGGATGATGTTGGAGGTCTTGAAGCATTGAAATCGGAGTTTGAACGCCATGTAGTTAAAGCGATAAAGTATCCTCGAGTTTATGAG GACATAAAGACGAGTGTCCTTAGCTCCTTTCTCCTTTGTGGTCCTTCTGGCTGTGGAAAGACATTGCTTGTCAAGGCTGTGGCTAAAGAAGCAGGAGCAAATTTCATGCATATCAAG GCCCGTGATCTATTGAAATTTGGCGATCAGTGCGAAATGGTAGTGCACAACATATTCAGTTATGCAAGCACTCACATCCCATGTGTACTTTTCTTCGATGAG CTGGACGTAATGCCCTCACGTGATGATGTACCACGATGGCCGGACTTTAGAAAG CTAATATCAGAGCTGAGTGATACAGAATTAACGATGGAAGGTGTTCTTGTGTTTGGTGCAACAAACAG GCCTGAAATTGTGAGTCATTCTTCACTCATCAAAACACAATTTGATAGGCTTTTGTATGTTCCTCTCCCTACTCCAGAAGAGCGAGGTGCGATATTGAAAGCTCTTACTCGAGGTAAGCCAATAGATCCCGAGGTGGACCTTATGGCCCTAGGAAACGACGTGGCCTGTGAAAATTTTAGTGGCCGTGATCTATTTGCTTTG GTAACAGAAGCTTCTAAATTCGCCATTAATAGACCAGCATTGTCTGTTGGGAACCGCATGACAATCAAAGATGCAGATTTCGAGAGTGCGTTGGCGAAAGTCTCCCCTTCTCTCTCAGCCACG gAAGTCAAGAAGTGGGAGCTTCATTCTAAGAAGATTGTTGTTCATAGCATTTCTGTGGACTGA